GTTTCCCCCAATTATGCAGAGGACTCCATAGCTATTGGGGCTTTTCATGCCATGAAGAAAGGGATCCTCACTGTAGCTTCTGCCGGAAATGATGGACCCAGTCAGAGTAGTATTGTAAATCATGCACCGTGGATTTTCACGGTGGGGGCTAGCAGCATTGATCGAGGGTTTAGGAGCAAAGTTGTGCTGGGCAATGGACAAACCTTCTCGGTAATTACTTGTTCAATAGACTCAATGGGatatcatatctttttttttcacattgatAGCGAGTTTCCCTAACTCCTTTTGTATGCAAATGTTGGGTAGGGTATTGGAGTGAGTACATTCGATCCGAAGCAGCAGAACCCTCTGGTGAGTGGTGCAGATGTAGCCAAGACTGCTGCGGACAAAGAGAACTCAAGGTACTAAATTTGGTCATGGAGCTGTTGGGGGATTAATGACAAATCTCTCCACTGAACTATCTTGTTAACATGGTTGCAGGTTCTGCATTGAAAACTCATTGGATCCTACTAAGGTGAATGGCAAGCTGGTCTACTGCAAGCTACAAATGTGGGGATCCGACTCTGTGGTTAAAGGACTTGGAGGGATTGGAACTATTGTTGAAAGCATGGAGTTTCTTGATGCTGCCCAGATCTTCATGGCACCAGGAACTATGGTTAATGACACCGCTGGATATGCCATTAATCGTTATATACATTCCACAAAGTAATACTTGTTCTTGGCCCCCTCTATAATGACTAAATTCACTctcaaaatttgtcaaacatttgattttttttttattaagtaacAAAGTTTTGCCCAAATGCAGAACACCATCAGCAGTGATACATAGGTCCGAGGAAGTAAAAGGCCCGGCTCCATTTGTGGCTTCATTCTCATCGAGAGGTCCAAACCCTATGACCCAACACATACTCAAGGTACCAGATTCAAAGTTTGATCGTCTCCAATTCCATAAATGATAGTGATTAAAATCGAAATAACTATTTTGTGGCCTTGAAACAGCCTGATATTGTAGCACCTGGGATTGACATATTGGCGTCCTACACCCCTTTGAGGTCGCTAACCGGGCTGAAGGGCGACACCCAGTTCTCCAAATTTACGCTCTTGTCTGGCACTTCCATGGCGTGTCCACACGTTTCTGGAGTAGCAGCCTATGTAAAGTCTTTCCACCCGAAGTGGTCTCCTGCTGCCATCAGATCCGCCATCATGACCACTGGTAAAATCAATACTAGAAACCCTTTTCTTCACCTTGGCCTGGATTTGAATCAAAGCTGGCTGACATACTTTAATATGACATGTTTGTGAAGCAAAACCGATGAGCAGGAAGGTGAACAATGATGCTGAATTCGCCTATGGTactggccaagtaaaccctcaCAGAGCTCTGAGCCCCGGCCTCATCTATGACACGGATGAGATGTCTTACATCCAGTTCCTATGCCATGAGGGCTATAGCGGCAAAGCTATCGCCACCATTGTTGGTTCAAAATCCATAAACTGTTCCTCACTACTCCCCGGACAAGGCAGTGATGCTCTCAACTATCCCACCATGCAGCTAAGCTTGAAAGACACTAATGAACCCACAGTAGGCGTCTTCCGGAGGAGAGTGACCAATGTGGGTCCTGCTCAATCTGTCTATAATGCCACCATTAAAGCTCCCCAAGGAGTGGAAATAACTGTGACACCTACCAGGCTTGTCTTCTCCCGGGCCCTGCAAGCACGAAGTTTCAAGGTTGTGGTGAAGGCAAAATCGACGGCTTTTAAGGAAATGGTATCGGGTTCGCTCACATGGAGAAGCCCTAGACACATTGTGAGGAGCCCGATTGTGATTTATAAACCATGAGGATATATACACTCTCATGTGGTGTAAAATTTAATGTGTGTCGATAATGAAGTGCCTGTGTAACACTGAAATTAATTATTACTGTGTTATGCATTGAATAAAAGACTTTCTTTTTGTTATGTAAACTACTTTGTGCGAATTCttgaatcatatgcatcatTCTGACACATATacattagtttttcttttgtttttgctgTATTCGATCGACCATTGGTCCGGTTTTGTGCATGGTTGGGCTTGTTAATTTGTCATAAGTAAAACTATCTAATatcaagaaatatataaataataaaaaaaaattcatctctTTCTCTAAGTAATAATACATTTCTTTTATACGAAAAGCCAACAAGAATACGaccattttttctatttctctccctaaaatccaaaaagaacataattcttttttttaaaaaaataaaattttatcttggaTATTTTCTATGAAAACAAGAGTCAAGGTTTTTATGTTGtggaaataaaatgtttttgtatCCATAATTCCATTTATAACTTAAGGCGATGAAATTGGTTAGTGAAACAATCAATAAAAGTTTTTAGATATTTCAAAAGATAACCTAAAAGCCTTAATTTTCATTAGTTACAATATTTGAAGTATTTAAAGGTGCATGCTTATGAAAGTTTACCACGTTGGGAAGGAAAGagaaattttattgatttatatatgAATTCACTTTCTATGCTTTTTGGGTATATGTAGAGGTAAGTCAAGCACGGTGGGAAGGAAAGAgaaattttattagtttatatatGAATCCACTTTCTATGCTTTCTGGGTATATGTAGAGGTAAGTGaaagctctctctctcttctcacGCACACGCATACGAGGGAATCAACCCAAAAAACCTAAGTGaatgctctctctctctgtatCACACTTACGCGAGGGACTCAACCTAAAAAACCTTAATTGGACTTGTAGTTCGTGACCATGATGCGCAAGGGGACCCCTCACCTATTGACTCCTTAAGGTAGAATAGGGTTAAGCCCTTAGTTCAACTCTACACACACGCGTGAGGGACTCAACCTAGAAAACCTTAATTGGACTTGTAGTTAGTGACCATCATGTGCAAGGGACCCTCCCCTATTGAATCCTGAAGGTAGAATAGGGCTAAGCCCTTAGTtcaactttgaaaaatctttttccacctTAAATTAACCTCGAGCCAAAATACAGACGTGTCGTTAAGAGGAGCTTATACATTTGTCTTTGGACTAAGGTTTGTGTGAAATTCTATACATTAAGCTAAGGATAAGGTTGAGAGCTTTTTCCttgtatattaattatatttcttatgatTTAGAAGTgctaaaatatgatttttatagaTATTAGAATTGACTATTAATCGTTcatgaaggttttttttttaatccaaatcactcttaaaataaaaagaaagaaaagagatgaTAGATGTAGTACTAGGTCTCCAATGATTCAGGtcatgataaattaatttttttaattacaaatttaaactagCTAATGGTCACTAATAAAAAGCCCATTAGCATGAGTAGGTCCTAATGAGCAACAAACCAAGACCATTTGGCTTTGAGCAAAAATGAGTTGGACAACGGTGCCCCACACGAGGCCAAAATGGACCCAttcaacagaaaaaaaaaaaaaacaaaaaccaaaaaaacctcacacacaaacaaacaaacaaacaagattGAACGAGCGGAGAAGTCGTCCCTCCAAATAAAGCAATTTAAACAAAGGAAGACAAGGTAACTAGTTTATCTGGTTGGTCTACATTTTTTCAGTTATTATTTGCTTTATTTGCCTTTAAAGCCTTCCATCATCTTCATATATATTAAGACCAACAACCCAAGTTTCTCCTACCAAAACATTGGCCCTCCAACGATGTCAGGGTCATCTCCTTGTATACATTCCAACCTTCTTCTTCTGGTCATCTTTGCAGGTCTTACCCTCATAAATGCCGAGAAGAAGGTCTTAATTAAGCTCTAAATTTTCCAATCATTCATCTCATCAATTTCCCATTTTCATGGCAATTATAAACTTGAACTCCAAATTATTCTATGTATGCTGCAGGTTTACATTGTGTACTTTGGAGGTAGACCTGACGACAGACAAGCTGCAGTCCAAACACAACAGGACGTCCTCTCAAAATGGTTGGTTCCCCTCTATACAAAACTATGCtgttttttacaaaattcagtGGTATATTGAGATATTTTTTGTATTGAACAGTGATATTGTCCATACTGAGGAATCCATAGTCCACAGCTACACCAAAAGCTTCAATGCATTAGCTGCTAAGCTGTCTGAAGATGAAGCCCAAAAGATTGCAGGTACTAACTGAGGTTATTAATTTACTTAGTTTTCTACATGTAtatttgtaaatattcattGTGATGGATGTTATAGGAATGGAGGAGGTTGTTTCTGTTTTTCCAAATCGGTATCACAAGCTTCACACAACAAAATCATGGGATTTCATTGGACTACCTCGAACAGCAAGAAGGCAATTGAAACAGGAAAGCGACATTATTGTGGGGCTACTGGATACAGGTacttaaatctttctttttttcttccctttttaagattttgatttcgAATATACGATGAGGAATAGGCTTAGTTGTTTGTGTTAAAACAATTGATCATGGTTACTGCAGGGATCACGCCGCAGTCAGAGAGCTTTGCAGATAATGGGTTCGGTCCGCCCCCGGCAAAATGGAAGGGGAGTTGTGGCCGCTTTGCTAATTTCTCAGGATGTAACAAGTGAGTTCACGATCATTAATAATTCTCATTAATATCATTAGTTTCagaaagtgttttcaaaaacaagttCTGAATGATTAAATGCTTGTCAACAAAGGAAACCTAAAAGTAGAAGTGACAGAAAACAAAAGGTGGGAGCCATTGCTTTGGTTGAGTCTTGTACATATCATAGGTTTTCTGGTATAAAGGGAGCCGATGATGATAAAACTGTTTGGAAGCCTGGAAAAAAAAGTGGACTTCATTTCTTCTACATGAAAAACACCCATCCATTTTAAACAGTATCTggaaaatttaatttggattaaattttgaaaaaataatacaagaatatgtttatgtaaaattttttactttgatgATTTCCCTAGTTTAATTAGGTGAGAGTTGCATGGCTTAACATCTACCTCTCTTATTTAGTCACACTGTTTGTGGTTTTGTAGCAAGCTCATCGGAGCTAAATACTTCAAGCTGGATGGCAAGCCTGACCCTAATGACATCTTATCTCCGGTGGACGTTGAGGGTCATGGCACCCACACAGCCTCGACCGTAGCAGGAAACATTGTTAAAAACGCAAATCTTTTCGGGCTGGCGAAAGGGACTGCACGTGGGGCTGTGCCTTCAGCTAGGGTTGCCATGTACAAGGTATGTTGGGTCAGCACAGGGTGCTCGGACATGGACCTTCTTGCTGGATTTGAGGCAGCCATTGCTGATGGCGTGGATGTTATCTCCATCTCTATTGGTGGGTTTACGTTCAATTATGCAGAAGACATCATAGCTATTGGGGCTTTTCATGCCATGAAGAAAGGGATCCTCACCATTGCTTCTGCTGGAAATGATGGACCCGATGAAAGTACTATTGTAAATCATGCACCATGGATTTTGACGGTGGGGGCTAGCGGCATTGATCGGAGCTTTACGAGCAAAGTTGTGTTGGGCAATGGGAAAACGTTCTTGGTAACTACTTTTTCAATAGACTCAAAATCGGATATGATCATATCATCGATAGTGAGTTTCCCTAATTCTTTTGTATGCAAATGTTGGGTAGGGTTCTGGACTGAGCGCATTCGATCCAAAACAGAAGAACTACCCTCTAGTAAGTGGTGCAGATATACCCAAGACCAAGGCGGACAAAGAGAACTCAAGGTACTAAATTTGGTCATGCAGCTGTAGGGGGATTAGTTACAAATCTCTCCACTGAACTATCTTGTTAACATTGTTTCAGGTTCTGCATTGAAGACTCATTGGATCCCACTAAGGTGAAGGGCAAGCTGGTCTACTGCGAGCTAGAAGAGTGGGGCGTTGAATCTGTGGTTAAAGGACTTGGAGGGATTGGAGCTATTGTTGAAAGCACAGTGTTTCTTGATACTCCCCAGATTTTCATGGCTCCCGGAACTATGATTAATGACACAGTCGGACAAGCCATTAATGGTTATATACATTCCACTAAGTAATATATGTTCTTGGCCACCTCCGTAATAACTGATCAATTCGCTGTCAAAATTTAGCTAACGcttgaagtttatttatttatttattttttaaattttcatataatagtTAGCCAAGTTTTGGTCTAATGCAGAACACCATCGGGAGTGATACAAAGGACCAAGGAAGTAAAAATCCCGGCCCCATTTGTGGCTTCATTCTCATCGAGAGGCCCAAACCCTGTGAGCCAACACATACTCAAGGTATGAGCTTCAAAGTTTGATCATCTCCGATTCTATGAATTAtcaaaaaaactgtttttctgATACGTATGCTTTGAAATAGCCTGATGTTGTAGCACCTGGCGTTGACATATTGGCGTCCTACACACCTTTGAAGTCACTAACCGGGCTGAAAGGCGACACCCAGTTCTCCAAATTTACGATCATGTCTGGCACTTCCATGGCGTGTCCACACGTTTCTGGAGTAGCAGCCTATGTAAAGTCTTTCCACCCGAAGTGGTCTCCTGCTGCCATCAAATCCGCCATTACAACTACTGGTAAAATCAATACTAGAAACCCTTTAATTTCTTCACCTTGGCCATGGGAGTTGCATTGATGATTATGACTTACTTTTATGCCATGTTTGTGAAGCAAAACCGATGAGCAGGAGGGTCAACAAAGATGGTGAATTCGCCTATGGTGCTGGCCAAGTGAACCCTCTAAGAGCTCTGAGCCCCGGCCTCGTCTACGACATGAATGAGACGTCTTACATTCAGTTCCTATGCCATGAGGGCCTTAGCGGAAAATCCATCGGCGCCATTGTTGGTTCAAAATCCGTAAATTGTTCCTCACTGCTTCCCGGACATGGCAATGATGCTCTCAACTATCCCACCATGCAACTAAGCTTGAAAGACAAGAATGAAACCACAGTGGGCGTTTTCCGGAGGACAGTGACCAATGTGGGTCCTGCTCAATCCGTCTATAAAGCCACAATTGAAGCTCCCCAAGGGGTGAAAATAACTGTGACGCCTACCACGCTCGTCTTCTCCCCGACCGTGCAAGCACGAAGATTCAAGGTTGTGGTGAAGGCAAAACCGATGGCTAGTAAGAAAATGGTATCGGGTTCACTCACATGGAGAAGCCATAGACACATTGTGAGGAGTCCTATTGTGATTTATAAACCATGAGGATGAAGGAGACGGCTTGAAAAATGGAGGATATATACACGCTAATGTGatgtaaaatttaatttctgtgTTGATAATCATGTGTTGTGTAACACTGAAATTAATTACCGtattatgaattaa
The sequence above is drawn from the Vitis riparia cultivar Riparia Gloire de Montpellier isolate 1030 chromosome 15, EGFV_Vit.rip_1.0, whole genome shotgun sequence genome and encodes:
- the LOC117931644 gene encoding subtilisin-like protease SBT4.14 isoform X1 — its product is MSRSSPCMHSNLLLLLLIVFAGLTLINAEKKFYIVYFGDRPESIEATVQTHQDILSQCGVDTEESIVYSYTKSFNALAAKLSEDEAQKLSETEGVVSVFPNRYHKLHTTKSWDFIGLPQTARRQLKQESNIIVGLLDTGITPQSESFADNGLGPPPAKWKGTCRRFANFSGCNHKLIGAKYFKLDGNSDPDDILSPVDVEGHGTHTASTSAGNIVQQANLFGLAKGTARGAVPSARVAMYKVCWVRSGCSDMDILAAFEAAIADGVDIISISIGGVSPNYAEDSIAIGAFHAMKKGILTVASAGNDGPSQSSIVNHAPWIFTVGASSIDRGFRSKVVLGNGQTFSGIGVSTFDPKQQNPLVSGADVAKTAADKENSRFCIENSLDPTKVNGKLVYCKLQMWGSDSVVKGLGGIGTIVESMEFLDAAQIFMAPGTMVNDTAGYAINRYIHSTKTPSAVIHRSEEVKGPAPFVASFSSRGPNPMTQHILKPDIVAPGIDILASYTPLRSLTGLKGDTQFSKFTLLSGTSMACPHVSGVAAYVKSFHPKWSPAAIRSAIMTTAKPMSRKVNNDAEFAYGTGQVNPHRALSPGLIYDTDEMSYIQFLCHEGYSGKAIATIVGSKSINCSSLLPGQGSDALNYPTMQLSLKDTNEPTVGVFRRRVTNVGPAQSVYNATIKAPQGVEITVTPTRLVFSRALQARSFKVVVKAKSTAFKEMVSGSLTWRSPRHIVRSPIVIYKP
- the LOC117931644 gene encoding subtilisin-like protease SBT4.14 isoform X2, whose translation is MSRSSPCMHSNLLLLLLIVFAGLTLINAEKFYIVYFGDRPESIEATVQTHQDILSQCGVDTEESIVYSYTKSFNALAAKLSEDEAQKLSETEGVVSVFPNRYHKLHTTKSWDFIGLPQTARRQLKQESNIIVGLLDTGITPQSESFADNGLGPPPAKWKGTCRRFANFSGCNHKLIGAKYFKLDGNSDPDDILSPVDVEGHGTHTASTSAGNIVQQANLFGLAKGTARGAVPSARVAMYKVCWVRSGCSDMDILAAFEAAIADGVDIISISIGGVSPNYAEDSIAIGAFHAMKKGILTVASAGNDGPSQSSIVNHAPWIFTVGASSIDRGFRSKVVLGNGQTFSGIGVSTFDPKQQNPLVSGADVAKTAADKENSRFCIENSLDPTKVNGKLVYCKLQMWGSDSVVKGLGGIGTIVESMEFLDAAQIFMAPGTMVNDTAGYAINRYIHSTKTPSAVIHRSEEVKGPAPFVASFSSRGPNPMTQHILKPDIVAPGIDILASYTPLRSLTGLKGDTQFSKFTLLSGTSMACPHVSGVAAYVKSFHPKWSPAAIRSAIMTTAKPMSRKVNNDAEFAYGTGQVNPHRALSPGLIYDTDEMSYIQFLCHEGYSGKAIATIVGSKSINCSSLLPGQGSDALNYPTMQLSLKDTNEPTVGVFRRRVTNVGPAQSVYNATIKAPQGVEITVTPTRLVFSRALQARSFKVVVKAKSTAFKEMVSGSLTWRSPRHIVRSPIVIYKP
- the LOC117931875 gene encoding subtilisin-like protease SBT4.14, which gives rise to MSGSSPCIHSNLLLLVIFAGLTLINAEKKVYIVYFGGRPDDRQAAVQTQQDVLSKCDIVHTEESIVHSYTKSFNALAAKLSEDEAQKIAGMEEVVSVFPNRYHKLHTTKSWDFIGLPRTARRQLKQESDIIVGLLDTGITPQSESFADNGFGPPPAKWKGSCGRFANFSGCNNKLIGAKYFKLDGKPDPNDILSPVDVEGHGTHTASTVAGNIVKNANLFGLAKGTARGAVPSARVAMYKVCWVSTGCSDMDLLAGFEAAIADGVDVISISIGGFTFNYAEDIIAIGAFHAMKKGILTIASAGNDGPDESTIVNHAPWILTVGASGIDRSFTSKVVLGNGKTFLGSGLSAFDPKQKNYPLVSGADIPKTKADKENSRFCIEDSLDPTKVKGKLVYCELEEWGVESVVKGLGGIGAIVESTVFLDTPQIFMAPGTMINDTVGQAINGYIHSTKTPSGVIQRTKEVKIPAPFVASFSSRGPNPVSQHILKPDVVAPGVDILASYTPLKSLTGLKGDTQFSKFTIMSGTSMACPHVSGVAAYVKSFHPKWSPAAIKSAITTTAKPMSRRVNKDGEFAYGAGQVNPLRALSPGLVYDMNETSYIQFLCHEGLSGKSIGAIVGSKSVNCSSLLPGHGNDALNYPTMQLSLKDKNETTVGVFRRTVTNVGPAQSVYKATIEAPQGVKITVTPTTLVFSPTVQARRFKVVVKAKPMASKKMVSGSLTWRSHRHIVRSPIVIYKP